The Polaromonas sp. SP1 DNA window GCAGCAGCCGTGGCGCTGCAGCCTGCACCGTTTCGGGGGCATACATCGCGTCGCCCAAAATCGGATGACCCAGCGCTTTGAGGTGCACACGCAACTGATGTGACCGGCCGGTGACGGGTTCGAGTTCTACGCGTGTGGTGTTGGCGGCCACGTCATGCGACAGTACCTGCCAGCGGGTCTGGCTGGGTTTGCCGCGTTCGGTATCGATGATGCGCAGCGGGCGGTTCGGCCAGTCGACGACGATGGGCAGGTCGATCAGGCCCCAGCCACTTGGATCATCGGGCGTGGGCAAGTGGCCGCTCACCACCGCCACATAACGCTTGCTGACTTCACGCGTTTCAAACGACCGGCTCAGCGCCCGCTGCATGGCCGCGCTGCGGGCCATCAGCATCAAGCCCGAGGTGGCCTGGTCCAACCTATGAACGATGAGGGCGTCAGCAAAGACCGCCTGCACGCGGGCGCTCAGGCAGTCCTGTTTGTCTTCGCCGCGCCCCGGCACCGAGAGCAGGCCGGCGGGCTTGTCCAGCACGAGCAGGGATTCATCGGCGTGCAGCAACTTCACACCTTGAATGACTGGGGTAGCGACGACATTACCTGCGGGGTAATTGTTCTGCGGCGGGCTGGCCTTCATGATTCAGTCATCGAAACAAGTTTTAAACCAAAGGAGAAAACATCATGACTGACGCAGGCGCCATTGCCATTGCATGTGGACTGATCATCGGCCTGGGCGCCATCGGCGCCTGCATGGGCATCGGGGCGATGGGAGGGCGATTCCTGGAGGGCGCCGTGCGCCAGCCCGAGTTGATGGAGCCGCTGCAGGTCAAGATGTTTTTGCTGGCGGGGCTGATTGACGCCAACTTCCTGATCGGGGTGGGGATCGCCATGATGCTGTTGTTCGCCAACCCCCTGTAGGCCCCCCTTAGGACTCAAGCGGATCAAGCCTTGGGCTTGGGCGGCGGGAAGTTATGAACCGGCGGGCTGCTGCGTTTGACTTCCCGCAGCATGAAGAGGTAAAGGCTTTCAACCTTTTCGCGGGCCCAGGGCGTCTTGCGCAAAAACTTCAGGCTGGAGGCGACGCTGGGGTCGCTGGTGAAGCAGCGGATGTTGATGCGCTGGCCCAGCTCTTCCCAGCCGTAGTGGTCTGAGAGGGCCGTAACAATCGCTTCGAGCTTGACGCCGTGCAGCGGATTACCCGGCTGGGCAGGAGCCGCAGCCAGGGTGTTCACAGGCAAGTCGCTAGAGCCGGCCATCAAGGCCTTATTTGTTCTTCAGCTTGCCGCGCAGGGGAACCTGCGTGACGATGGTCGGGCGCACCGCATCAGGAGACACCGTCTTGGGCGGCGAGGTGTCCTTCTTGGGCTTTTTGACCATCTTGTTGTTGTTTTGCTGTCCTTTTGCCATGGTTTTCTCCGTTGGTGAAGTTGAGTTGGGATGCCGTGATTATCAGTGCAACTTGATGCGCGGGCGATAGGTGCGGTCCAGCATTTCAGACAGCGTGATGAGCGCCGTTTTCTTGAAGCCGCCCAGCGCCAGCTGGTGCTGCTTGTGCAGGCCCCAGTACATGAATTTGGCCAGCTGGCCCTCGATAAAAAAGCTGCCTTTGGTCAGGCTGCCCATCAGGCTGCCGACCGACGAATACTCTGACAGCGACACCAGCGAGCCCTGGTCCTTGAAGATAAAAGGCGCCACCGTTTTTCCCGCGATCAGGTCGGGCAGCGAGCGCGCCAGGTACATGGCCTGCTGGTAGGCGGCCTGGGCGCGCGGCGGCACCCAGGTGCCGTCGGGCTGCTGGCAGGCCGCGCAATCGCCAAAGGCGTAGATGCTCGCGTCGCGTGTAGTTTGCAAATTGCCATTCACGACCAGCTGGTTGAGCTTGCTGGTCTCCAGCGCCTCGCCGCCTTCGGGCGTGCCGCCCAGGGTGCGCAAAAAGTCGGCCGCCTTCACGCCGGCCGCCCACACGGTGATGCTGGATGAAACCACCTTGCCGCTGGCCATCTTCAGGCTGTCGGCGGTGACTTCCACCACTTTTTCGTTCGTGTGCACTTCAATGGCCAGCTTGCGCAACTCTCGCATGGCCGACTCGCTCAGGCGCTCGGGCAACTGGGCCAAGAGGCGCGGTGCGGCTTCGACCAGCACGATCTGCAGGTCTTTTTCAGGGTGAATGTGGTCAAAGCCGTAGTTGGCCAGCACGCGGGCCGCGGCATGCAGCTCGGCGGCCAGCTCGACGCCGGTGGCGCCGCCGCCCACGATGGCGACTGTCAGGCGCCCGCTGCCGGCCATGCGCGGCACGGTTTGCGCGCGTATGCAGGCGTTGATGAGGCGGTCGTTAAAGCGCTTGGCGGCCTGGGGGCTGTCGAGCTTGATGGTGTGCTCGGCCGCGCCGGGCGTGCCGAAATCGTTGGTCTGGCTGCCCACGGCGATCACCAGCGTGTCGTAGCCCAGTTGCTGGGCCGGTGTGATTTCGCGGCCGGCTTCGTCGTGGCTGGCGGCCAGTTGCAGGGTTTTGGCCTGGCGGTCTACGCCAGTCAGGCTGCCCAGGCGGAACTTGAAGCCGTTCCAGCGGGCCTGCGCGAGGTATTCGATTTCTTCGGCGTGCGTGTCATAGCTGCCGGCGGCCAGCTGGTGCAGCAGCGGCTTCCAGACGTGGGTGCGGGCGGCGTCGACAAGGGTGATCTCGGCCAGCCCCTTTTTGCCCAGGCGTTTGCCCAGTTGCGTGGCCAGCGCGAGGCCTCCTGCGCCCCCTCCGACGATGACGATGCGTTGCATAACTTCCTCTCAGTGCAGCGTTGCTGTTGTTATGCCGCCATGTTAACTGCCACAGGCGCGGGCAAGGGCAACGCGCGCTGTTGTTAAGCCGCTCGCCCTAATCGTTCCGGGGATGTTGCAATCAGGAAAACGCCGTCCAGCCCACACCCAGGCCCAGCACCACACACAGCGGCGAATACACCCAGGTGTCCATGCGCGCAAAGGCCGAGCCCTTGATGCGCTTGAAAACCCCCACCAGCCGGAAGTCACCGATGGCGCGGGCGAACATCACCAGCGCCACGGCCGCCAGCATGGCCTGCAATGCGCCGTGCCGCACCGGCGCACCGAACAGCCCGCCGCGCAGGCCCACAGCCACACCCACGGCTATCAGCAGCGCCGCCACGGCCAGCGTGGTGCCGCGCCGGGGGTCAAAGGCGTTCAGCATCTGCGGCTCGCCGTGTTGCTGCCAGCCCGCCGGCACCGGCAACTGCGGTAGCGCCGCCTTGAGTCCCAGTCGCCCGCCCAGCGCCCAGTACGCGTGCACCAGGCCCAGCAGGGTGAAGGTGGCGGTCACGCCGAAAGCCAGAGATAACAAGGGTTGCATGGCTAGCCCCGGATCAGCCGGTCCGCTTCAATCCACGCGCTGACGGTGGGCGGAAACGCCGGCGAGGCCTGCCGCAGGCCCAGTGCGCCGTAGGTGTCATGGCTGCTCACAATGCCGTCTTTGCCGACGACGGCGCCCTTGGTAAAACCCACCGCCATGGTCTGGCCATGGCGCTCGAACTCAAAGCGCATGTAGTTCCAGCGTTCGTCCCAGCATTCCAGGGAAAAGCGCAGCGTGTAGACGGTGAAGGGCTTGAGCCCGCGGCGAAAGGAAATCATGCTGCCGCCCAGCATGGGCCGCCAGCCGCGCTTGAGTGCCACCGGCAAAAAGCCGGCGCGTGTGAAGTATTCAATCAGCGCCAGATCGACGATGGTCATGTAGCGGCCGTTGTTCATGTGGCCGTTCACGTCGAGGTCGTTGGGCCACACGCGCAGCTGCATCGAGATGGTGTCGCCCATCGCGATAGCGGGCTTCATGCGCGCGCGCAGCCAGGTCCAGATGAGGCGAAAGTAGAGGTTCATGAGGCGGTCACTTTTTTACGGCGCGAAGGGGAGGGCGCGTTTTCAGCACCGGCCTGGGGCACAGGCCGCGGCCCGGTGCGGCGCTGGGTTTCATAGGCCGCCACCAGCGGCGCCATCAGCGGGTGGCCGGCGCCGGGGCCCGGTTCCCAGTCCAGATCGGCCAGGCCCAGCAGCTT harbors:
- a CDS encoding pseudouridine synthase; the encoded protein is MKASPPQNNYPAGNVVATPVIQGVKLLHADESLLVLDKPAGLLSVPGRGEDKQDCLSARVQAVFADALIVHRLDQATSGLMLMARSAAMQRALSRSFETREVSKRYVAVVSGHLPTPDDPSGWGLIDLPIVVDWPNRPLRIIDTERGKPSQTRWQVLSHDVAANTTRVELEPVTGRSHQLRVHLKALGHPILGDAMYAPETVQAAAPRLLLHAAALKFTHPASGLAMAFESAPEF
- the atpE gene encoding F0F1 ATP synthase subunit C, whose amino-acid sequence is MTDAGAIAIACGLIIGLGAIGACMGIGAMGGRFLEGAVRQPELMEPLQVKMFLLAGLIDANFLIGVGIAMMLLFANPL
- a CDS encoding VF530 family DNA-binding protein encodes the protein MAGSSDLPVNTLAAAPAQPGNPLHGVKLEAIVTALSDHYGWEELGQRINIRCFTSDPSVASSLKFLRKTPWAREKVESLYLFMLREVKRSSPPVHNFPPPKPKA
- a CDS encoding NAD(P)/FAD-dependent oxidoreductase; translation: MQRIVIVGGGAGGLALATQLGKRLGKKGLAEITLVDAARTHVWKPLLHQLAAGSYDTHAEEIEYLAQARWNGFKFRLGSLTGVDRQAKTLQLAASHDEAGREITPAQQLGYDTLVIAVGSQTNDFGTPGAAEHTIKLDSPQAAKRFNDRLINACIRAQTVPRMAGSGRLTVAIVGGGATGVELAAELHAAARVLANYGFDHIHPEKDLQIVLVEAAPRLLAQLPERLSESAMRELRKLAIEVHTNEKVVEVTADSLKMASGKVVSSSITVWAAGVKAADFLRTLGGTPEGGEALETSKLNQLVVNGNLQTTRDASIYAFGDCAACQQPDGTWVPPRAQAAYQQAMYLARSLPDLIAGKTVAPFIFKDQGSLVSLSEYSSVGSLMGSLTKGSFFIEGQLAKFMYWGLHKQHQLALGGFKKTALITLSEMLDRTYRPRIKLH
- a CDS encoding DUF3995 domain-containing protein, which codes for MQPLLSLAFGVTATFTLLGLVHAYWALGGRLGLKAALPQLPVPAGWQQHGEPQMLNAFDPRRGTTLAVAALLIAVGVAVGLRGGLFGAPVRHGALQAMLAAVALVMFARAIGDFRLVGVFKRIKGSAFARMDTWVYSPLCVVLGLGVGWTAFS
- a CDS encoding thioesterase family protein — protein: MNLYFRLIWTWLRARMKPAIAMGDTISMQLRVWPNDLDVNGHMNNGRYMTIVDLALIEYFTRAGFLPVALKRGWRPMLGGSMISFRRGLKPFTVYTLRFSLECWDERWNYMRFEFERHGQTMAVGFTKGAVVGKDGIVSSHDTYGALGLRQASPAFPPTVSAWIEADRLIRG